Genomic DNA from Thermotoga petrophila RKU-1:
TGATACCGTATGGTTTTTCAAGTAATGATAGTATTCGTTTCAAGTTGTATTCACTGTATCCAAGTTCCTCAAGACGTCTGTTCGCATCGGATACCTTCAATATTCTCAGCACGACTTTCTCTCCGAAGGTGGAAGGCATGGTTGACACGCGAAAATCGTACTGCTCACCGCTTTTTATTGTGTAAAACTTCCCGTCCTGCGGAAGCCTTCTTTCCGACACATCAAGGCTGCTCATAATCTTGATGCGTGCCACAACAGAGTTGTGTTGAAGTTTTTGATACTCAAGAACCTTTCTCAAAACGCCATCTACTCTGAATCTCACTCTCACGGTTCTTTTCATCGGTTCTATATGAATATCACTCGCTCCCATCTCTATGGCACGGTTTACGATATTGTTGACAAGCCGTACAATGGGAGCTTCTTCTATTTCCCTTTCTTCTTCTTCCTCTTCTTCCTCAACCTGTTCTGGTGTTTCTTCTATAGCAACGTAAGGCTCCTCGAAAAGTTCGAGTGGTACACCAAGAACATACGTTTGATACAAAACAGAAAAATCTCTACTCGTTACAAGATAAATCTCCGGATTTTTTCCCGTGAGAAAACGAATTTCCTGTTTGATCCTCGGAATGTTCGTCCCGTTATCCGTCACCACCACGAGAGTTCCGTCTTCCTTCTTTTCTACAGGAATGACGTGCAGAGATTCGATGATGTTCTTTGGAATAGAGCCCACCACGTTGAGAGGAATGTTTTTTGGTAGTTCCTTCAGGATTGGAACCCCGTACTGCTCACTCAAAGCCTCCAGCAGTTGATCTTCCGTGATGTACCCAGTCTCAATTAAAACTTCCCCGAGTGGCTTCTTTTCCTCTTTTTGAATTTCAAGAGCCCTCTCTAACTCTTCTCTGGTTATGAACCCTTTCTCCACAAGAATTTCTCCCAGCTTTCTGTATCTTCTCAGCATCAGAGAAGCCCCTCCAGGCCGTATCTGTAAATGGCCGGTATGTCACCCTCCGGGAAGAGAATCTTGTCTTCATCTGGAAATCTCGTAGCTATGAAGATCACACGAATTTCGTCATCGGGTATCTCATCGTCGAAGATGAGGCCGAATTTAACATCCGCATCCTCACTGCTGTTCTGCCTTATGATCATGGCTGCCTCGTGTACTTCCTCCATTCTTATATTGCTGGGAGCAGTTATATTGAACACGATCGAACTCGCGTTTTCTACAGGATGCTCTATCAACTTGCTTTCCATAGCCTTCTTAGCAGCTTCTCTTGCTCTGTGTTCACCCTTTCCAACGCCTATACCAAGGATCGCTGCACCGGCGTCTTTCATCACCGACTCTATGTCTGCAAAGTCGAGATTTATGTAACCCCTCTTCGTTATCAGTTCCGAAATTCCTTTCACTCCCTGGTGAAGAGTCTCGTCAGCCTTCAGAAAAGCATCCTTTATCTTGACATCCCTCGGGAGTTCTTCCATGAGTTTGTTGTTGGATATCTTTATGAGGGTATCCACATGTTTTCGAAGTTTTTTGAGCCCCTCTATCGCTTTTTTGAGTCTCTCCGGGCCTTCGAAATAGAAGGGAGTCGTCACTATGGCTACAGTCAGGATTCCCATTTCTTTGGCTATCTTTGCTATGACAGGGGAAGCACCTGTTCCCGTCCCTCCTCCGAACCCTGCAGTTATGAAGACCATGTGGGTATCCTGGAGCACTTCTTTGATTTTTTCCTCGCTCTCGAGAGCGGCCTGCTCTCCTATATCGGGGCGTCCTCCCGCACCAAGGCCCCGTGTGATGTTCTCACCGATCTGAATCTTCACGTCAGCGTTAGAAGCCTCCAGTACCTGAAGATCGGTGTTCACCGCGACAAATTCAACACCGTGTATTCCTATTTCTATCATCCTGTTTATGGCATTGTTTCCGGCACCGCCGACTCCTATGACTTTTATTTTCAAATTGTTCGCCTGGGGGATGTTTCTATTTTCCCTTTTTTTCTCAACATCAAGGTCAAATCCCATACTTTTAACCTCCTACTCACTCCATCAATTCTTTGAAGAGTCTGAAAATTTTCTTCAGCGGATTTTCACTTTTCACCGGAGTTTCCTCGTAAGGATTCTCTGAGACGGCAAAAACATTTCCAAACGCCGCAGCAAAGGAAGGGTCATTGGCAACTTCATCCGCGTTGATAATGGACGGTCTGTCGGAATTTGCGTAACAACCTGTTCTCACCGGAGATTTAAACACCTCTGTGGCCAGTTCGTTTATTCGTGGAATTTTGGCCCCTCCCCCAGTGAGAACCACACCACCAGGTATCCCTATTTCCCCTTCCTCTATTATCTTCGCTTCAACTTCCCTGAAAAATTTCTTGGATTTGCTCATTATCTCTCTGAGACGTGCGTGTATAATGACAGAAAGTTTTTTCGCAGTGGTCGTTTTTATGGTGTTTCCGTCGAGTCCTCTGTACTGTACTTCGTCCTCTTTCAGATCGTTATAAACGGCACTTCCATGAGTTATAATGAGTCTTTCCGACTCTTCAAAAGAGGTGTCAAGGACAGCGGAAACATCTTTTATAACATGTTTCATCCCCACAGGGACGTAGGATATCTTTATGGGAACACCGTTTTTGTACGCTATCAACCCGGTGAAGTTGTAACCCAGATTCACGACCACTACACCCCGATCTTTCTCGGGCGTGGTGAGAACTCCTTCGGCAGTTGAAACAAGAGAAGACTTCAACTGAAATGGGCTTTTAACGGTATCCTGCAAGAAATTGTAGAACATCTCATAAACTTTCAAAGGTACGACAATGGAGGTGTACTCGATGGCTATCTTCGAAGCCTTCATATCGAGAGGATTGAAAACGATCCTTTCGTCGTCCAGGAGATATCTTTTCGAAAATATGTGAAGAGGAGTTTTCCCGTTCTCTTTCAATTTCTCAAGAGCTTCCGATTGCATCTCACTCAAGATGTCCAGGGTGATAGATCGTTTCTCTTCACCGAAGTCCCTTTCGATCACGGTGTCTTCTCTTTCAAAACTCACGCTGCTGAAAGAAATGACAAAATCACTTCTCAGAGATTTTTGCAGCTGTTCTTCGAGTTCTTTAAGCAGTGTGTTCACAGATTCTTTGAAAGCGATGGCGTCTTTTATTTCACCCTCATCCAGCCCTCTCGATTTCACACTCGAAAAGGCCAGTGCTTCCCATTCTTGATCACGTTTTCCAAGAACGAGTCCCTTTATGTATCTTGAACCTATATCGATCGAGGTATAAAAGACAGTTTTTGACAAGTCAATCACCCCTTATCCACATCAATCTTCCATCATCCGTCAGGAAATACCTTTCCTTCGCTTTCATTTTCTCAGATTGCTCCATTATTACCTGAAAGTTCTCGACAAGATCTTTCCATTCTTCAAACATGATTCTGGATCCCTTCAGCAGAACAACTTCTTTTGACTCAAAAAAAACAGCGGACACTACAGAACTTTTCAGAATCGGAATCAACATCTCCAGAATTTCCCTGTCGCTCTTTGAAAGTCGAAGCCCTTCAAGATTAACTTCCAGAAACACTGGGTAGAATTTGAATAGGTCCTTTTTCGATAACGAAGCTACCAAACTTCCATCTTCAGCACACAGATAGTAATTCCCTTCATAGAAAACTATTCCTACGGTCTTTTTCGAATCTATTATAATACTTTTTGGAGAAATGTTAAAATTTTCTATCAAATATGAATACACTTTTTCTGGAACCCTCACGTGTTCTCTACGACTTTGAAAAAAAGAATTCACAAAGAACAGAATGTAAAGAACAATCATCGTGATGAGGAGAACTCTCAAGGATCTCATGGTCAGATATCCAGTTCTTTCACTTTCAGAGCGTGCCTTTCTATGAACTCCCTTCTGCTGGATGGATCGTTACCCATGAGAATTTCAAAGAGTCTATCCGCTTCTTCGGCATCTTCTATAGTTACCCTTATGATTTTTCTCGTTTCTGGATTCATCGTTGTTTCCCAGAGCTGCTCAGGATTCATCTCACCAAGTCCTTTGTACCGTTGAATTTCGATCCTTTTTCCCTGGAGTTTCTCTTTGTATTCCGCCAGCTCCTGGTCACTGTAAACGTAGAACTCTTCTCTTCCAGCTTTGATCCTGTAGAGAGGTGGGAGTGCTATGTATACCCTGCCCTGTTCGATGAGGGGTCTCATGTATCTATAGAAGAGTGTCAGAAGGAGAGTTCTTATGTGTGCACCGTCTATATCGGCGTCGGTCATGATGATAATCCTACCGTATCTGAGCTTGCTTTCGTCGAAATCATCTCCTATGCCCGTTCCCACTGCAACAATTATGTCACTGATCTGCTCGTTTTTCAGTAATCTATCGAGGGATGATTTTTCCACGTTCAAAATCTTTCCTCTTATGGGAAGAACCGCTTGAAATTCTCTGTCTCTGGCCTGCTTTGCAGATCCACCAGCAGAGTCACCTTCCACGATGAAAAGCTCCGTTTTCTCTCTATGTGTGGAACTGCAGTCCGCCAGTTTCCCCGGAAGTGCTGTGTTTTGAAGAACGTTTTTCCTCCTCACCATCTCTCGAGCTCTTTTTGCCGCTTCTCTTGCTTGTTTGGTACTCATGATCTTTGAAAGAATAGCTTTCACAAGATCGGAATTTGCGTCGAATATTTTTTTCAGCTCTTCTCTCATAGCCTTGGTTACCGCTTCCTTGACTTCTTCGTTGCCGAGTTTTGACTTTGTTTGTCCTTCAAATTCGGGGTTTTTCACGTAAACACTGATAACCGCAGTGAGACCTTCTCTCACATCTTCACCCTGGAAGGAATCGTCTTTCTTGAGAAAATTATGTTTTTTCCCATACTCGTTCATGAGTCTTGTGAGGGTGCTCTTAAAGGCTGTAACATGAGTTCCACCATCGACAGTTTTTATGGTGTTTGCAAAAGACACGATATCTTCAGAATACGAATCAGTGTATTGAAAGGCGATCTCCACTATCACTTCGTCTTCACCATTTTTTGTTTTCACTTTTTCCGTTCTCTTTATGTGTATCACATCGTGTAGAGCTTTTTTCCCACGGTTCAAATACTTCACATACTCCACTATGCCTCCGTCGAATTTGAAGGTTTTCTTCTCTCCGTTTATTCTGTCTTCGAATTCTATTTTGAGTCCTGGTACTAGGAAAGCTATCTCTCTCAACCTGTGTTCCAGTACGTCAGGATCGAATTCCGTTTCTGAGAATATGAGAGGGTCGGGTTTGAATCGAACGATCGTGCCGTGCTTATCGGTCTCTCCTATTACTTCCACAGGTGTGACCGGTTTACCTCTTTCATATCGCTGCCGATAAATCTTCCCATCACGATGCACCCGCACCTCCAACCACTCCGAAAGAGCGTTCACCACCGATACACCAACACCATGCAAACCGCCACTTATCTTGTAAGAGTCCTTGGAAAACTTCCCTCCTGCATGAAGAACCGTGAAAACCACTTCCAGAGCGCTTCTTCCTTCTTCGGGATGTATATCAACGGGTATTCCTCTCCCGTTATCCTCGACTTCCACACTTCCATCTTCATGGAGAGTCACACGTATCCAGTCACAGTATCCTGCCAGTGCCTCGTCAACACTGTTGTCCACCACTTCGTACACGAGGTGATGCAATCCACGCTTTCCTGTGGATCCTACGTACATTCCGGGTCGCATTCGGACAGGTTCCAGCCCCTTCAAAACCTTTATACTTTCAGCGGAGTACTTTTCCATCTACTTTTCCCCTCCTGAATCTTATATCTTTGAACAGTTCTTTACCTGATTTTTCATTCAGAATTCTGAGCAAACGATCCTTCTGCATGGAGAGCTCCGTCATCCACAATGAATCATCGCAAACAACGTAAACTGTTCCGTTTTCCACTTTTTCCACCTTCGTGTGCTTTGCTATCACAGGTCCAACTATCTTGTCCCATTCAGAAAGGAGCATCTTTATCTTCAATTCAAAAAAAAGAGGTTGTTTGGTGGAAAGTTCTTCGAACAGTTGTCTGAGAAGGATCATATTCCCACCCAGTTTTCTTCAAGGTTTAAGATAAAAGGCTCAAAGTTTTCCATCAAAGTCGCTGTCACGGGTCCTGGTTCTTCCTCAAAGAATAAGTGCTCGTTCAACCTTCTAACAGGAACCACTCCCACACTCGTGTGTGTGAGAAACATTTCATCCGCTTCGAACAGTTCCCAAACCCAAACCACTCTTTCTTCAACAGGTATTTCAAGACTTTTTGCAAGTTTTATCACATTCTCCCGCGTGATGCCATCCAGAATACCGCTGTCGAGCGAAGGTGTAACCAATTTGCCTTCTTTCACCAAAAACACATTGCTGAAACTTCCCTCACAAACCTGCCCGTTCAAACCAAGCAGAATTACATCGTAGCAGTCCACTATTTCCCTTCTTGCAAGCACTATGTCGGTACGTCCAGTTATTTTGAGAGCCGGTGGGGTGGAGAGATCAGGTATTCTTCGAACGCTCGATATTTTCACATCAACTCCTGACTCCACATCCGGCACATTGAAGGGTGAGAACACAAAAAAGATCTCCCCGGAATCAGGAAAAAGATAGACCTTGATTCTCACTTCCTGTTTGAATTCCTGAGCACCTGTCTTCAGCACTTCTGAAAACTCATCAAAACTCAAAGAAAAGGGGATTTTAAAGAAATCGACAGATCTCTTCAATCTGGAATAATGTTTGTAAGCTGCAAACGGGATTCCATTGTAAGTTCTCAAGGTTTCGTACACTGCCCCCTGAAGCGACTTTTCAAACAGGGAGAAATCCAGCGAAATTTCATCCGCGCGCTGAAACTTTCCCCTCCACCATATCAACACGACAGGAAATCACTCCCTCTTCCGAAAGGGATTTCACCCTTACATTATGGAATTCCCCCACTCGATCTCCCACAAACTCATGCTTCACGTAATATTCGTCATAACCAGAAAGGATACCCTTCATGACGTACCATTCGGCGAGAACTTTTCTTTCTTTCCCAATGATTCTCTTCCTGTACCTGATAGAAACATCTTTCGCTTTCTCTTTTAAAACATCCAGACGCTCTTTTTTCTTCGATTCGGGAACACTTCCTCCCATTCTACTCGCTGGAGTTCCGGGGCGCGGTGAAAATCTGAAGATATGCACTCTACTGAACCCCACTTTTTCAACCAGATCAAGAGTTTTCTGGAAATCGTCGTCCGTTTCTCCTGGAAAACCAACGATTATGTCCGTTGTTATCGAAAAATCTGGATCGATACTTCTCAATTTGTCAACAACACGCATGAAATCAGAGATTCTGTATTTTCTTCCCATTCTTTTCAACACATCATCGGATCCGCTCTGAACTGAAATGTGAAGATGCGGACACAATCTGGGATTTCTCTTGAAAGCCTCCACAATTTCGTCGTTCACATCTTCCACATTTATGGAGCTGAGACGCACTCGATAATCCCCAGGAACTTTCTCGATGACCTTCAGAAGTTCAGCAAGAGAAGAACCCATGTCCTTTCCATATTTTCCAAGGTTGACACCGGTTATTACGATCTCTTTGTAACCCTTTGCCACCATTTCGACAAATTCATCTTTGAATATTTCGAGCGGTTTACTTCTGATCTTACTGCCACGGGCCAACCTGATAGCACAGTAGGTACAGGTGTTGTCACACCCGTCTTCAACCTTTATGTAAGAACGGGTTCTGTCTTCAAAACTCCCCTTTACTTTCTCGTAAACGGGCCGGCCGGGTTCAGATACAATAACCTGTTGTTTTCCGTTCAGGGAGTTAATATGATCCACTATGTGTTTTTTCTCATCGATTCCCAGAACCATGTCCACCGAAAGATTCCTTGCCTCATCCGGAGAAAGCTGGGCAAAACAACCGGTGAGGATGATTTTTGCGTTCCTGTTCCTGTTTCTGATGCTCTTTATCAATCTCTTCACTTTCTTCTCAACTTCCTTGGTAACGGCACACGAGTTCACTATATAGTAAGAAACATCCCCGTCGGGTAAAACCACGTACCCGGCTTTTTCTAACTGTTCAGCCATGTATTCACTTTCGTACTGATTCACCTTACAGCCGAAAGTCTCTATCCTGACAGTTTTCATATTTCCAGCTTTCCCTCCGAAACTACCCTCAGAATGTCTATTCTTCTCACTATGCCAACGAGCTGCATGGCTTCATCGACAACAGGAAGCGATTTAAAGCCGTGTCTTATGAGATAATCCGCTGCTACGATGAGTGGATCGTCTTCTTTCACAACGACAGGAGGCTTGTTCATAAAATCAGACACGGGTCTGTCTTTTATTTTGACTACGTTTCTTATCAGCTGGTTGGTATCTGGAATGAAAGAAGCGGATCTCAAAAGCGAGAAATAACTGGGCACAAGGGCCTTTATGAGATCGCTCTCGCTGACAAAACCCACTACTCTCATATCATGGTCGACAACAGGAACTCCTGAGAGGTTCTGTCTGGAAAGAAGCTTTATCACTGTTTCAACCGTCTCATCTTCAAAAACAGCGGAAATATCATAGATGACGGCATCCTTTACTTTCATTTACTTCACCCTCTCTACGGTGAAGTGATCGTACTCCTTCTTTATAACCTCGAGGTCGGGCATGTACTTCTCTTTTCTTCGAGTGGCAGCCAGTGCGGAGGCAAAACCAAACTTTGCCATTTCGAGGAAGTTGGCTCCGTGCTTGATGAAGTAATAGACCATACCAGCCACGTACGCGTCCCCCGCACCCAGAAGATGTGATGTGTCTATTTCTTCTTTGGATTTTATAAGCCAGACTCCTTCTCTTGTTGCAACAATATCGTTCTTCACCTCGTAAGACACCACGGAGATCTGCGATTTTTCGGCGAG
This window encodes:
- a CDS encoding GspE/PulE family protein; amino-acid sequence: MLRRYRKLGEILVEKGFITREELERALEIQKEEKKPLGEVLIETGYITEDQLLEALSEQYGVPILKELPKNIPLNVVGSIPKNIIESLHVIPVEKKEDGTLVVVTDNGTNIPRIKQEIRFLTGKNPEIYLVTSRDFSVLYQTYVLGVPLELFEEPYVAIEETPEQVEEEEEEEEREIEEAPIVRLVNNIVNRAIEMGASDIHIEPMKRTVRVRFRVDGVLRKVLEYQKLQHNSVVARIKIMSSLDVSERRLPQDGKFYTIKSGEQYDFRVSTMPSTFGEKVVLRILKVSDANRRLEELGYSEYNLKRILSLLEKPYGIILVTGPTGSGKSTTLVAMINYLKNESVNIVTAEDPVEYTIEGVTQCQVFPEIGLTFARYLRAFLRQDPDIIMVGEIRDRETAQLAVEASLTGHLVLSTLHTNTAAGAVSRLIEMGIDPHLLGASLIGVIGQRLVRKLCDECKMPGEVRDEQVKSYFEQFFGKVPDQIYYPSEEGCPACRGMRYRGRMAIGEVLIVDEELRELISSRVSETEIAKLAVKKGMRTMFQDALEKVLLGQTSIEEVFRVTTPL
- the ftsZ gene encoding cell division protein FtsZ, translated to MGFDLDVEKKRENRNIPQANNLKIKVIGVGGAGNNAINRMIEIGIHGVEFVAVNTDLQVLEASNADVKIQIGENITRGLGAGGRPDIGEQAALESEEKIKEVLQDTHMVFITAGFGGGTGTGASPVIAKIAKEMGILTVAIVTTPFYFEGPERLKKAIEGLKKLRKHVDTLIKISNNKLMEELPRDVKIKDAFLKADETLHQGVKGISELITKRGYINLDFADIESVMKDAGAAILGIGVGKGEHRAREAAKKAMESKLIEHPVENASSIVFNITAPSNIRMEEVHEAAMIIRQNSSEDADVKFGLIFDDEIPDDEIRVIFIATRFPDEDKILFPEGDIPAIYRYGLEGLL
- a CDS encoding cell division protein FtsA — its product is MSKTVFYTSIDIGSRYIKGLVLGKRDQEWEALAFSSVKSRGLDEGEIKDAIAFKESVNTLLKELEEQLQKSLRSDFVISFSSVSFEREDTVIERDFGEEKRSITLDILSEMQSEALEKLKENGKTPLHIFSKRYLLDDERIVFNPLDMKASKIAIEYTSIVVPLKVYEMFYNFLQDTVKSPFQLKSSLVSTAEGVLTTPEKDRGVVVVNLGYNFTGLIAYKNGVPIKISYVPVGMKHVIKDVSAVLDTSFEESERLIITHGSAVYNDLKEDEVQYRGLDGNTIKTTTAKKLSVIIHARLREIMSKSKKFFREVEAKIIEEGEIGIPGGVVLTGGGAKIPRINELATEVFKSPVRTGCYANSDRPSIINADEVANDPSFAAAFGNVFAVSENPYEETPVKSENPLKKIFRLFKELME
- a CDS encoding DUF4894 domain-containing protein, with protein sequence MRSLRVLLITMIVLYILFFVNSFFQSRREHVRVPEKVYSYLIENFNISPKSIIIDSKKTVGIVFYEGNYYLCAEDGSLVASLSKKDLFKFYPVFLEVNLEGLRLSKSDREILEMLIPILKSSVVSAVFFESKEVVLLKGSRIMFEEWKDLVENFQVIMEQSEKMKAKERYFLTDDGRLMWIRGD
- the gyrB gene encoding DNA topoisomerase (ATP-hydrolyzing) subunit B, with amino-acid sequence MEKYSAESIKVLKGLEPVRMRPGMYVGSTGKRGLHHLVYEVVDNSVDEALAGYCDWIRVTLHEDGSVEVEDNGRGIPVDIHPEEGRSALEVVFTVLHAGGKFSKDSYKISGGLHGVGVSVVNALSEWLEVRVHRDGKIYRQRYERGKPVTPVEVIGETDKHGTIVRFKPDPLIFSETEFDPDVLEHRLREIAFLVPGLKIEFEDRINGEKKTFKFDGGIVEYVKYLNRGKKALHDVIHIKRTEKVKTKNGEDEVIVEIAFQYTDSYSEDIVSFANTIKTVDGGTHVTAFKSTLTRLMNEYGKKHNFLKKDDSFQGEDVREGLTAVISVYVKNPEFEGQTKSKLGNEEVKEAVTKAMREELKKIFDANSDLVKAILSKIMSTKQAREAAKRAREMVRRKNVLQNTALPGKLADCSSTHREKTELFIVEGDSAGGSAKQARDREFQAVLPIRGKILNVEKSSLDRLLKNEQISDIIVAVGTGIGDDFDESKLRYGRIIIMTDADIDGAHIRTLLLTLFYRYMRPLIEQGRVYIALPPLYRIKAGREEFYVYSDQELAEYKEKLQGKRIEIQRYKGLGEMNPEQLWETTMNPETRKIIRVTIEDAEEADRLFEILMGNDPSSRREFIERHALKVKELDI
- a CDS encoding DUF721 domain-containing protein, which codes for MILLRQLFEELSTKQPLFFELKIKMLLSEWDKIVGPVIAKHTKVEKVENGTVYVVCDDSLWMTELSMQKDRLLRILNEKSGKELFKDIRFRRGKVDGKVLR
- a CDS encoding aminotransferase class IV, whose amino-acid sequence is MLIWWRGKFQRADEISLDFSLFEKSLQGAVYETLRTYNGIPFAAYKHYSRLKRSVDFFKIPFSLSFDEFSEVLKTGAQEFKQEVRIKVYLFPDSGEIFFVFSPFNVPDVESGVDVKISSVRRIPDLSTPPALKITGRTDIVLARREIVDCYDVILLGLNGQVCEGSFSNVFLVKEGKLVTPSLDSGILDGITRENVIKLAKSLEIPVEERVVWVWELFEADEMFLTHTSVGVVPVRRLNEHLFFEEEPGPVTATLMENFEPFILNLEENWVGI
- the mtaB gene encoding tRNA (N(6)-L-threonylcarbamoyladenosine(37)-C(2))-methylthiotransferase MtaB, which encodes MKTVRIETFGCKVNQYESEYMAEQLEKAGYVVLPDGDVSYYIVNSCAVTKEVEKKVKRLIKSIRNRNRNAKIILTGCFAQLSPDEARNLSVDMVLGIDEKKHIVDHINSLNGKQQVIVSEPGRPVYEKVKGSFEDRTRSYIKVEDGCDNTCTYCAIRLARGSKIRSKPLEIFKDEFVEMVAKGYKEIVITGVNLGKYGKDMGSSLAELLKVIEKVPGDYRVRLSSINVEDVNDEIVEAFKRNPRLCPHLHISVQSGSDDVLKRMGRKYRISDFMRVVDKLRSIDPDFSITTDIIVGFPGETDDDFQKTLDLVEKVGFSRVHIFRFSPRPGTPASRMGGSVPESKKKERLDVLKEKAKDVSIRYRKRIIGKERKVLAEWYVMKGILSGYDEYYVKHEFVGDRVGEFHNVRVKSLSEEGVISCRVDMVEGKVSARG
- a CDS encoding HPP family protein, which gives rise to MKVKDAVIYDISAVFEDETVETVIKLLSRQNLSGVPVVDHDMRVVGFVSESDLIKALVPSYFSLLRSASFIPDTNQLIRNVVKIKDRPVSDFMNKPPVVVKEDDPLIVAADYLIRHGFKSLPVVDEAMQLVGIVRRIDILRVVSEGKLEI